The DNA sequence TGGACTCCAGCCATATCCGTCCTCCCTGCAATTCTACCAATTGCTTGACGATTGCAAGTCCAAGTCCAGTGCCGCCAAATTTTCGGCTCGTCCCGGATTCCGCCTGAGAAAATGACTCGAATACCAGGGCTTGCTTATCCGCAGGTATGCCAATTCCAGAATCTCGTACACAAAAATGTATCCGGATCTTTTGCCCCTTTTGGTGGGTTTGGCTCGCCTGAATCGAGATTCCCCCTCGCTCGGTGAACTTGAACGCATTACCGACCAGATTGATGAGGATTTGGGTCAATTTGCCGGGGTCCCCTTGAATCGATTTGGGCCAAGCCTCCCCGACCACCAAATTCAGTTGGAGGCCTTTCTCCTGCGCCTTGAACTTGAAGGTTCCGATGAGGTCATTCAAGACTTTGTCGAGATCGAAGGGGATGGATTCGAATTCCATTTTTCCTGATTCGATCTTGGAGAAATCGAGAATTTCGTTGATGATATTGAGGAGGTTATTGCCTGCACTTTGAATGGCTTTTGCATAGGTGAGCCCCTGAACGTCATCAACATCCCTGACCATCAGATCTGTCAGGCCAATAATCGCATTTAGCGGCGTACGAATCTCATGGGACATTTTGGATAGGAAATCAGATTTAGCCACGGTAGCTGCTCGGGCCTCCTCCATGGCTTGCTGGATCTGCTCGGTGCGCTCCAGCACTTTCTGCTCCAAGTCCGAATTCAGGGACTTCAGCTCCTCATTGGCATAGAACAATTCCCGAGACTTCTTCTCCAGAATGTCCTCCGCTTGCTTTCGAGCCAGTCGTTCCCGCTTGAGAATTCGCTTTAAAGTATCCGCCTCACTCATAGATTATCAGACCACCTTAGACAGGGTAAACTTTGAATGGGTTCTAGCTTCGTTGAAGTCTTCTCGGTGAATATGAATCTCCTCTCCAAAATGGGCGATGCTCCCCTCGATCAGCCCCTCTGCCAGATCTGCCATCCCACGAGAAGAGTGATAGACCATCTCCAGAATATCTGGGCCATTGAATTGGATATCGAATCTGGGCAACTCTGCATCTGGATACAGCTTGGCCACCTCGACATGAATGTAATCCTCGATCTTGGAGAGGAAATCGAATACCGAATCAGACTCCTCGAAAAAGGTTCCATAGCGAGAGGAAAACGTTTTCATCAGATGCTTGCCAAACGCATTGAGGAGGGTTGGCAAGGGTACTTCAGATTTCTCGGACAGCCTTGAGACCAGTGACACCATTTCCATGTGATCATAGGTACCTACTGCGGTATAAATTCCTC is a window from the Pontibacter sp. G13 genome containing:
- a CDS encoding ATP-binding protein, whose amino-acid sequence is MSEADTLKRILKRERLARKQAEDILEKKSRELFYANEELKSLNSDLEQKVLERTEQIQQAMEEARAATVAKSDFLSKMSHEIRTPLNAIIGLTDLMVRDVDDVQGLTYAKAIQSAGNNLLNIINEILDFSKIESGKMEFESIPFDLDKVLNDLIGTFKFKAQEKGLQLNLVVGEAWPKSIQGDPGKLTQILINLVGNAFKFTERGGISIQASQTHQKGQKIRIHFCVRDSGIGIPADKQALVFESFSQAESGTSRKFGGTGLGLAIVKQLVELQGGRIWLESKSGVGSTFHFELPFIHVPSVDQTTSERKILDENLADLKVLLAEDTPINQFLMRQLFTRRSVQFVIANNGLEALHHLGSSDFDLVLMDLHMPEMDGLQAIHHIRSGKTQVLNKQIPIYALTADAFVDTKEKLMKAGVDGYLSKPVNVEELYSLLGRYARSIRQRKGGQQGQ
- a CDS encoding heme NO-binding domain-containing protein; the encoded protein is MKGIVFTEFFDMVEDTFGFDMADDLVNECDLPSGGIYTAVGTYDHMEMVSLVSRLSEKSEVPLPTLLNAFGKHLMKTFSSRYGTFFEESDSVFDFLSKIEDYIHVEVAKLYPDAELPRFDIQFNGPDILEMVYHSSRGMADLAEGLIEGSIAHFGEEIHIHREDFNEARTHSKFTLSKVV